The Sebaldella sp. S0638 genomic sequence GTCTGCGAAAGTCTTTAAAAAAGGTTTTGTTATTATCGGCAGGTCTAGCTCACGCGCTATCGCTCGTGCTTCTAGTAGTATTGAATATCCTATTATGAATAATAAAAAAGTGAGGTATCAAAATGACAGAAATAAATGCAGTATTGGAATATTTACGGGATAATCCAAAAGCAATGAATAAGGAAATAGCAGATAATCTGAAAATAGATTACGGCAATGTCAAGTCATATATCAATAGATTAAAAACTGGCGGATATATAGAAGTACAGGGGCAGGGGATAACAAGAACTGTAACAGTATTAAAAGAAATGTCTGTTAGAGAGAAACCCACATCTAAAAACAGTTATAAGAAAGAAATCATAGAAACTATGATTGATAAGTATATGGAAGATTTCAAAGACAGCGGAACACTAAATGACAGAATAGAAGTCGGGAAAGTAATTTTAAGATTACTTGAAAAGTTATAGAGGAGGAAAGAAATATGGGAGGATTAATAATTGTAAATAATAAACAGCTAGAAACAAAAGAATACAAAGGGCGAAGAGTGGTAACATCTTGGGATATAGCGAAGGTACATGGGCGGGAAGTCAAAAAGATAAACCAACAATTTGAAAGAAATAAAGATAAATTAGTAAAAGAAAAAGATTATTTTTTGATGAGCAGAGAGGAATTCTCTGGGTCACTCAAAGTGACTCAGAAATTTATACCTAATAATGTTAAGGAAATTCCGCTTTTTA encodes the following:
- a CDS encoding winged helix-turn-helix domain-containing protein produces the protein MTEINAVLEYLRDNPKAMNKEIADNLKIDYGNVKSYINRLKTGGYIEVQGQGITRTVTVLKEMSVREKPTSKNSYKKEIIETMIDKYMEDFKDSGTLNDRIEVGKVILRLLEKL